Proteins encoded by one window of Mechercharimyces sp. CAU 1602:
- a CDS encoding DUF402 domain-containing protein gives MDVTIKKIKFTTINKTYTEEVRDWRGRHCFATQYPNPDGKRIFLTYYFVKKGYTISKVFDRTGKFLYFYCDVMDMRQTSRLRYVMVDLLLDLIIYPDGRYHVIDIDEFAVSIEKGQLKKRQQVHALKTLHKMIQLHMKRALIPVDLHKIQMHPLGPSPSE, from the coding sequence GTGGATGTTACGATTAAAAAGATTAAGTTTACAACTATTAATAAAACATACACAGAAGAAGTACGGGATTGGCGTGGCCGACACTGCTTCGCAACGCAATATCCTAATCCGGATGGTAAACGGATCTTCCTCACCTATTACTTTGTAAAAAAAGGATATACGATTTCAAAAGTGTTTGATCGCACTGGTAAATTTCTGTATTTTTATTGCGATGTCATGGATATGAGACAAACAAGTCGTTTACGCTATGTGATGGTGGATTTGTTATTAGACCTCATCATATATCCGGATGGGCGTTATCATGTGATCGATATCGATGAGTTTGCTGTTTCAATCGAGAAGGGGCAATTGAAAAAAAGGCAGCAGGTACACGCATTAAAGACATTACATAAGATGATTCAGTTACATATGAAGCGCGCACTTATACCAGTAGATTTACATAAAATCCAAATGCATCCACTAGGTCCGTCGCCATCAGAGTGA
- a CDS encoding septum formation initiator family protein, whose amino-acid sequence MVLKRSQHPDEPHIVSFETRRSSEEPAAKKPQAKKRVLAPGVKRRRRLWLAIMVVFILWSGGEIIYQSFKVQAKEQEYAKVEEEFAQLKAERKKLEKEVERLQTDEYMMYLARKFGYKLPGEETYAEPER is encoded by the coding sequence ATGGTATTGAAACGTTCACAACATCCAGATGAACCCCATATCGTCTCGTTCGAGACACGTCGCTCTTCGGAAGAGCCTGCTGCGAAAAAGCCGCAGGCCAAGAAGCGTGTGCTAGCCCCGGGGGTTAAACGTCGCCGCCGTCTCTGGTTAGCTATCATGGTGGTTTTTATTCTGTGGAGCGGTGGAGAAATCATCTATCAATCGTTTAAAGTACAGGCAAAAGAGCAAGAGTATGCAAAGGTGGAAGAAGAGTTTGCCCAGTTGAAAGCGGAACGAAAAAAGTTAGAAAAAGAAGTGGAACGCTTACAGACGGATGAGTATATGATGTATCTCGCACGAAAGTTTGGTTACAAACTGCCAGGGGAAGAAACATATGCGGAACCAGAACGGTAA
- the spoIIE gene encoding stage II sporulation protein E, giving the protein MMSMTQWLERIGFSSNGEVVMASKWRRGSGLWMRQWMYSWNVPMLLMGFLLGRAMIMDVVSPFAVAFVAVLFHVGTRFWPLAMLACMGGALTYSIEHAGWMTGLLLTLVGVQKGLMLIGRGRINDLPLVVIVATSAAHVLMLSLEGWTSYSALLAMADVLLSVILTLIFLQSLPFFTARRRQMKLRNEEMISLVILVSSVLTGAMAWEWQGISVAHILAQYMILILALVGGAMVGAAVGVVAGTILCLSQPQAVYQISLLAFAGMLAGLFKEGKRWGVALGFILGSSMLALYGTGATEVWLSLLETGVAVSLFLLTPTSVLQRLRKMVPGTEEYQQTQQDYARRLRDVTSAKIEQLTELFQELADRFREDGGEFRKQDEAYMNRFISATVDQTCRTCHKFEQCWEKQFMKSYQGMSDLMAMVEVGGDQRIKVPWFWAEHCVKAQKVVDSVQERYNLYERDMQWWERLKESNRLVSDQLSGVAEVMKDFSCEIKQETQVLTAQEGHIHQALEELGLSIQQVEVLSLEEGKVEIEVILPHGDALDECRKLVAPLLTEIVGEPIAVHRKVVQGRSAGAVITLGSAQRYEVKTGVAGAAKGGQFLSGDSYCYLNLGTGKYAVAVSDGMGNGHRAQQESNAALQLLRRLLTAGMNEQKAVKTVNSMLNLRSLDEVYATVDLAVVDLNTADARFLKSGGTPGFIKRGREVHKVEAENLPVGIIQDIEVDPVQAELEPGDLIIMMTDGIYDAPHHAANKEAFMKRLIAEIETKDPQGFADCLLEKVIRYHKGEIEDDMTVIVARVQRHTPEWTTIRLPGVGPVERPQAG; this is encoded by the coding sequence ATGATGAGTATGACTCAATGGCTAGAGAGAATCGGTTTTAGTTCTAACGGTGAAGTTGTGATGGCGAGTAAGTGGAGACGGGGAAGTGGACTTTGGATGCGGCAATGGATGTACTCATGGAATGTACCGATGTTGCTGATGGGCTTCTTGTTGGGAAGAGCGATGATTATGGATGTGGTTTCTCCTTTTGCCGTCGCTTTTGTGGCAGTACTCTTTCACGTAGGGACACGCTTTTGGCCGTTGGCTATGCTCGCCTGTATGGGAGGGGCGCTTACTTACTCAATAGAGCATGCGGGTTGGATGACAGGATTACTTCTTACTCTGGTAGGGGTACAAAAGGGGTTGATGCTGATAGGGCGGGGACGCATCAATGACTTGCCACTGGTGGTCATTGTTGCAACAAGTGCGGCTCATGTATTGATGCTTTCGCTAGAAGGTTGGACAAGCTATAGTGCGCTGCTGGCCATGGCGGATGTGCTTCTAAGTGTGATTCTCACCTTAATTTTTTTGCAATCATTACCCTTCTTTACAGCGCGTAGGAGACAGATGAAACTACGCAATGAAGAGATGATCAGCTTAGTGATTCTTGTTAGCTCTGTACTGACAGGGGCGATGGCATGGGAATGGCAAGGGATATCTGTGGCCCATATTTTAGCACAGTACATGATCTTGATATTGGCACTTGTGGGAGGTGCGATGGTTGGGGCGGCAGTAGGGGTGGTTGCGGGAACGATATTGTGTTTATCCCAACCACAAGCTGTATATCAGATTAGTCTCTTAGCGTTTGCGGGAATGCTAGCAGGTTTATTTAAAGAAGGGAAGAGGTGGGGGGTGGCCCTCGGATTTATATTAGGTAGTTCTATGCTTGCTCTGTACGGGACTGGAGCGACGGAGGTGTGGCTCTCTTTACTTGAGACCGGGGTGGCTGTCTCGCTCTTTTTGCTGACACCTACATCTGTACTACAGAGATTGCGGAAGATGGTTCCTGGTACAGAAGAGTATCAGCAGACTCAGCAAGATTATGCGCGGCGCTTGCGGGATGTCACCTCTGCCAAGATTGAACAGTTAACTGAGCTATTTCAAGAATTAGCAGATCGGTTTCGAGAGGATGGAGGGGAATTTCGAAAACAGGATGAGGCATACATGAATCGTTTTATCTCAGCTACAGTGGATCAAACATGTCGCACCTGTCACAAGTTTGAGCAGTGTTGGGAGAAACAATTTATGAAAAGTTATCAAGGGATGTCAGATCTGATGGCGATGGTGGAAGTGGGAGGGGATCAACGCATAAAGGTTCCATGGTTTTGGGCAGAGCACTGCGTTAAAGCGCAAAAGGTGGTGGATTCAGTGCAGGAGCGCTACAACCTGTATGAACGGGACATGCAGTGGTGGGAGCGATTGAAGGAATCCAACCGCTTGGTCTCCGATCAGTTGAGCGGGGTAGCGGAAGTGATGAAAGACTTCTCATGTGAAATCAAACAGGAGACACAAGTGCTGACCGCGCAAGAAGGTCATATACATCAAGCGTTAGAAGAGTTAGGTTTATCTATTCAACAAGTGGAAGTATTAAGCTTAGAGGAGGGGAAAGTGGAGATTGAGGTGATTTTGCCACATGGAGATGCTTTGGATGAGTGTCGTAAGTTGGTAGCACCGTTGTTGACTGAAATTGTGGGCGAGCCGATTGCTGTTCATCGCAAAGTGGTACAGGGGCGTTCTGCAGGGGCGGTTATTACATTGGGATCAGCACAACGCTATGAAGTGAAAACGGGGGTGGCAGGAGCAGCCAAAGGAGGGCAATTTCTTTCTGGGGACAGTTATTGCTACCTCAACTTAGGAACAGGGAAGTATGCGGTGGCGGTGAGTGATGGGATGGGAAACGGTCATCGGGCTCAACAAGAGAGTAACGCAGCTCTTCAGTTGTTACGCCGTCTTTTGACCGCAGGGATGAATGAACAAAAAGCAGTGAAGACAGTAAATTCCATGCTTAATTTACGCTCTCTCGATGAGGTGTATGCAACGGTTGATTTAGCAGTAGTCGATCTTAATACTGCAGATGCACGTTTTTTAAAGAGTGGGGGTACTCCTGGATTTATTAAACGCGGTCGTGAGGTCCATAAGGTGGAGGCGGAGAATTTGCCAGTAGGGATTATCCAGGATATCGAAGTAGATCCAGTGCAAGCGGAGCTGGAGCCGGGTGATTTAATCATTATGATGACGGATGGCATCTACGATGCACCGCATCATGCAGCTAATAAAGAAGCATTTATGAAAAGGTTGATTGCGGAAATTGAAACGAAGGATCCACAAGGGTTTGCTGACTGTTTGTTGGAAAAAGTGATTCGTTATCACAAAGGGGAGATTGAAGACGATATGACAGTGATCGTCGCTCGCGTCCAGCGCCATACCCCAGAGTGGACAACCATTCGTTTGCCGGGGGTGGGACCAGTTGAACGGCCACAAGCAGGTTGA
- the hpt gene encoding hypoxanthine phosphoribosyltransferase — MHDNIKEVLFSEQDIARAVQQLGEQLTADYKGLNPLCICVLKGAAPFMADLVRAMDIELEMDFMDVSSYGASTKSSGVVKIIKDLDASVEGRHVLVMEDIIDTGLTLSHLIDLLHHRNAETIKVVTLLDKPTHRSVNLKPDYYGFDCPDEFVVGYGLDYSEHYRNLPYIGVLKEEVYQA; from the coding sequence ATGCACGACAACATTAAGGAAGTGTTATTTAGCGAGCAAGATATCGCCCGTGCGGTGCAACAGCTCGGTGAGCAGCTCACTGCTGATTATAAAGGTTTAAATCCACTGTGTATCTGCGTTTTGAAAGGTGCCGCTCCCTTCATGGCGGACTTGGTGCGCGCGATGGATATTGAACTGGAAATGGATTTCATGGATGTATCCAGCTACGGTGCATCTACCAAATCATCCGGTGTGGTCAAAATCATTAAAGATCTTGACGCGAGTGTAGAGGGGCGTCATGTTCTCGTAATGGAAGATATTATTGACACAGGACTTACTTTAAGTCACCTCATCGATCTTCTGCATCATCGCAACGCGGAAACGATTAAAGTGGTTACCTTGCTCGATAAACCGACACATCGTTCGGTCAATTTAAAACCAGATTATTACGGCTTTGATTGTCCGGATGAGTTTGTTGTGGGATATGGGCTAGACTATAGTGAACATTATCGTAATTTACCTTATATCGGTGTGTTAAAAGAGGAAGTATATCAAGCGTGA
- the tilS gene encoding tRNA lysidine(34) synthetase TilS: MVRDVVAQQIEVHDWIDEGELILVAVSGGADSMALLHILHTLSPRFSCRLLAVHIDHQLRGSESDEDANYVLEQCKRWGIDCHTEKISVRDVLATEKGNLQDTARQLRYEAFVKIAKQTGATKLAVAHHADDQVETIIMRLLRGTGVAGLQGIPVTRSLPPVTVIRPLLGVERSHIEQYCEQEGIMPRQDSSNQSLKYTRNRIRQQVVPLLQQMEPRVKEHLISLAEMVSKEEEAWRLYVEQAKKDVVVTEEAGRVVLACEQLLLLPLALQRRLIKLILKCLSSSTEQEETFTAITQTLYLAQHAEPSVSVDLAGGVVARRQYQLLVIEMKKQAPQRESVESVVRIPIPGTIKLPTFAGELTVIITEKKIESLQNTSSYYAVFDRAYLREPVVVRSRRTGDRMRPWGVNGTKKVKDMLIDAKIPVTIRDRVPIVCHGETIIWIPGVRRSDWAPVTTLSDELVMLIWEEEAHV, translated from the coding sequence ATGGTAAGAGATGTGGTTGCACAGCAGATTGAAGTTCACGACTGGATTGATGAAGGCGAACTCATCTTGGTCGCTGTGTCGGGTGGGGCCGATTCGATGGCGTTGCTACACATCCTTCATACCCTTTCCCCACGTTTTTCCTGCAGGTTATTAGCGGTACATATTGATCACCAATTGCGTGGAAGTGAAAGTGATGAGGATGCAAACTATGTATTAGAACAGTGTAAGCGCTGGGGGATTGACTGCCACACGGAGAAAATTTCTGTAAGGGATGTGTTAGCGACAGAGAAAGGGAACCTGCAAGATACTGCACGTCAACTTCGCTATGAAGCATTCGTCAAGATTGCCAAACAGACTGGGGCAACGAAGCTGGCTGTTGCTCATCACGCCGATGATCAAGTAGAGACGATCATTATGCGGCTGTTGCGAGGGACGGGTGTAGCAGGGCTACAAGGTATTCCAGTGACTCGATCATTACCTCCGGTCACGGTGATACGGCCATTATTAGGGGTGGAGCGCTCACACATCGAGCAATATTGTGAGCAAGAGGGAATAATGCCCCGTCAGGATTCTAGCAATCAATCGCTAAAATATACACGCAACCGAATCCGGCAACAAGTGGTGCCATTGCTGCAACAGATGGAACCTCGTGTAAAAGAGCATCTGATCTCGTTAGCAGAAATGGTATCTAAGGAGGAGGAAGCGTGGAGATTATATGTGGAGCAAGCAAAAAAAGACGTTGTTGTAACGGAAGAAGCAGGACGGGTGGTTCTTGCGTGTGAACAACTGCTCTTGTTGCCACTCGCTTTACAACGAAGGTTGATTAAACTAATATTAAAATGTCTATCCTCTTCTACAGAGCAGGAAGAGACATTTACAGCAATTACACAAACCCTGTACCTAGCTCAACATGCAGAGCCATCTGTTTCAGTAGATCTCGCTGGTGGGGTGGTTGCTCGTCGTCAATATCAGCTTCTGGTGATTGAGATGAAAAAGCAAGCACCACAAAGAGAGTCAGTAGAAAGTGTAGTACGTATTCCTATTCCAGGTACGATCAAGCTCCCTACTTTTGCAGGCGAACTGACAGTGATTATTACAGAAAAGAAGATAGAATCACTACAAAACACTAGCTCTTACTATGCTGTTTTTGATCGCGCTTATTTGCGGGAGCCCGTCGTGGTAAGAAGCCGACGGACAGGTGATCGGATGCGTCCGTGGGGAGTAAACGGCACAAAGAAAGTAAAAGATATGTTGATTGATGCCAAGATCCCGGTAACGATACGTGATCGCGTACCTATCGTCTGCCATGGGGAAACAATTATCTGGATTCCAGGGGTACGTCGCTCCGATTGGGCGCCCGTTACGACGCTCAGCGATGAGTTAGTAATGCTCATATGGGAAGAAGAAGCACATGTTTAA
- the yabQ gene encoding spore cortex biosynthesis protein YabQ yields the protein MTLSTQWITLLCMIGSGWMMGVIWDGYRVLIHRFSLRGWTITVVDIMYWLVCVSLVFSLLFYSNWGQLRVYVFVAVIGGYTIYQYWFSATAFHVMKRTFAMIELIFYQFVRMLVMVIGGPIYWLWVLVVSLLSWLWRLARSIATIVWRLLSPLLRWMASPLAPLIRWLNRMARLAWGRVKRMRDWLFSKR from the coding sequence GTGACACTATCCACACAGTGGATCACGCTCTTATGCATGATCGGTTCGGGTTGGATGATGGGTGTGATCTGGGATGGATATCGGGTATTAATCCACCGCTTCTCGTTACGAGGATGGACGATCACGGTCGTGGATATTATGTATTGGCTCGTCTGTGTATCCCTTGTTTTTAGTCTCCTCTTTTATAGTAATTGGGGGCAGTTGCGCGTCTATGTGTTTGTGGCTGTGATCGGAGGGTATACAATCTATCAATACTGGTTTAGCGCGACTGCGTTTCATGTGATGAAGCGAACCTTTGCCATGATCGAGCTGATTTTTTATCAGTTTGTGCGTATGCTGGTCATGGTGATCGGTGGCCCGATATATTGGCTGTGGGTATTGGTTGTTTCTCTGTTGTCCTGGTTATGGCGCCTGGCTCGCTCCATTGCGACTATTGTGTGGCGCTTGTTGTCACCGTTACTCAGGTGGATGGCGAGTCCACTCGCTCCACTTATCCGCTGGTTGAATAGGATGGCGCGTCTAGCGTGGGGGAGGGTGAAGAGGATGAGAGACTGGTTATTTTCAAAAAGGTAA
- a CDS encoding polysaccharide biosynthesis protein, which yields MGRTETSFVKGAFILAIAAFISKLLGALYRIPYQNLTGDTGMFVYQQVYPLYSILFIFATAGFPVAISKMVSEKFAWGQEEEAYAIYRLSLVLLAIFGVITFLLLYAGAPYISTWMGSKEMLTLPIRAAAWALLVLPVLAAMRGYSQGQENMTPTAVSQVIEQLVRVMVILLLSWWMMDNGYGVVYAGAGALFAPFIGASCALLLLGWMRTRTGERLRLQGWKHQLRINGSFSRRRVARELVQLSLPICLGSLALPLYGVIDSFTVANFLIYSGWEPAQAIAVKGVFDRGQPLIQFGSFFAGALALSVVPAVAKARAEGEGKRAEGAGRTAMRLTMMLGLPAAVGLSLVAQPVNVMLYENREGSLALGILSFSIILAALTMVSTAILQGYGEVRRPAWYLLVGVGSKVILNFFLVPLWGIEGAAVATILGYGVTTVLNLRWLGRAVQAPVFDWGEKKKGILLALSAMIVVVGVVVLGGDMLVADASNRLGMSLISLVAVFSGALIYPFVLFRCKAITRADLLRLSAGKQERLLPRLEKWGLIEKENEKNSDGSL from the coding sequence ATGGGGAGAACAGAAACCTCCTTCGTTAAGGGGGCTTTTATTTTAGCGATTGCCGCCTTTATCAGTAAATTATTAGGTGCGTTATATCGAATTCCATATCAAAATTTAACAGGGGATACAGGTATGTTTGTCTATCAACAGGTGTATCCCTTGTATAGCATATTATTTATTTTTGCTACCGCCGGATTCCCGGTGGCAATTTCAAAAATGGTTTCAGAAAAGTTCGCATGGGGGCAAGAGGAAGAGGCATATGCTATTTATCGTCTTTCGCTTGTACTTCTTGCTATCTTCGGGGTAATCACCTTTCTGCTGCTCTACGCAGGCGCCCCGTATATTTCCACTTGGATGGGGAGCAAAGAGATGCTTACGCTGCCGATTCGCGCGGCTGCATGGGCATTATTAGTGTTACCCGTGTTAGCAGCAATGCGTGGCTACTCTCAAGGGCAAGAAAATATGACTCCAACCGCGGTTTCACAGGTGATAGAACAACTTGTGAGGGTGATGGTTATCTTACTGCTCTCGTGGTGGATGATGGACAATGGTTACGGAGTCGTGTATGCAGGGGCAGGAGCATTATTTGCTCCTTTCATCGGTGCATCTTGTGCTCTGTTGCTTTTGGGATGGATGCGAACCCGAACGGGAGAGCGTCTTCGTTTACAGGGATGGAAACATCAACTTCGTATCAATGGATCGTTTTCACGACGTCGTGTCGCTCGTGAATTGGTGCAGCTATCGCTCCCTATCTGTCTTGGATCGCTGGCACTTCCTTTGTATGGTGTCATTGATTCCTTTACTGTTGCCAATTTCTTAATATATAGTGGGTGGGAACCGGCGCAAGCGATAGCAGTAAAAGGGGTTTTTGATCGCGGGCAACCATTGATTCAATTTGGTTCATTTTTTGCGGGGGCACTGGCGCTATCAGTTGTTCCAGCCGTTGCAAAAGCACGTGCGGAAGGCGAAGGGAAACGAGCAGAGGGTGCAGGCAGAACAGCGATGCGTCTTACGATGATGCTAGGATTACCGGCGGCAGTAGGGTTGTCACTGGTGGCACAACCGGTGAATGTGATGTTGTATGAAAATAGAGAAGGATCTTTGGCATTGGGCATTCTTTCTTTCTCCATTATACTGGCCGCCTTAACGATGGTTTCGACGGCCATCCTTCAGGGTTACGGTGAGGTAAGGCGTCCCGCGTGGTATCTGTTAGTGGGAGTAGGGTCTAAAGTGATCCTAAACTTTTTCCTTGTACCGTTATGGGGAATTGAGGGAGCAGCGGTTGCAACCATATTAGGATATGGAGTGACAACAGTACTAAACCTACGATGGTTAGGGAGAGCGGTACAAGCCCCTGTATTTGATTGGGGAGAAAAGAAGAAAGGGATATTGCTTGCACTGTCAGCTATGATTGTTGTGGTGGGGGTAGTCGTTCTAGGAGGGGATATGCTGGTAGCAGATGCATCCAATCGACTGGGGATGTCATTAATTTCACTGGTGGCTGTGTTCTCTGGTGCTCTTATCTACCCATTCGTGTTGTTCCGTTGTAAGGCGATTACACGAGCTGATTTGCTACGGCTATCGGCTGGGAAACAAGAACGCCTCCTTCCACGTCTGGAAAAGTGGGGTCTTATAGAGAAAGAAAATGAAAAGAACAGTGATGGTTCATTATAG
- the yabP gene encoding sporulation protein YabP → MEEEIYVSSSSRHEIAMVNRNTLEVTGVTSVESFDSEEFLLNTEYGYLGIRGDELHIKNLDLAEGSVSIEGNFYEMSYLDDGMARSEKVKGMFGRLFR, encoded by the coding sequence ATGGAAGAAGAAATCTATGTGAGTAGTAGTAGCCGACACGAGATTGCGATGGTAAACAGAAACACCTTGGAAGTTACGGGTGTGACCAGTGTAGAGAGCTTTGATAGTGAGGAGTTTCTCCTAAATACAGAGTATGGCTATCTAGGGATTCGTGGCGACGAGCTGCATATTAAAAATCTAGATTTAGCCGAGGGAAGTGTATCGATTGAGGGGAACTTCTACGAAATGAGCTACCTTGATGATGGAATGGCACGCTCAGAGAAAGTGAAAGGTATGTTTGGAAGGTTATTCCGGTGA
- a CDS encoding RNA-binding S4 domain-containing protein, which produces MRLDKYLKVSRLIKRRTLAKEVCDKGRVEVNGKQAKAGVDVRIGDEIRIRFGHKRITIRVESLQEKVRKEESPTLYTLLHEENIASS; this is translated from the coding sequence ATGCGGTTAGACAAGTATTTAAAGGTTTCTCGCCTCATTAAAAGGCGGACGCTAGCAAAAGAAGTGTGTGACAAAGGTCGAGTCGAAGTGAATGGAAAGCAGGCTAAGGCTGGTGTTGATGTGCGGATTGGCGATGAAATCCGCATCCGTTTTGGACACAAACGGATTACGATCCGCGTTGAATCCTTGCAGGAAAAGGTAAGGAAAGAGGAATCCCCTACCTTATATACGCTCTTACACGAAGAAAATATCGCTTCGTCATAG
- the mazG gene encoding nucleoside triphosphate pyrophosphohydrolase codes for MIAKVTIVGLGSGDEHDLSLAMFRRLQQADTVYVRTADHPITAWLQMEGISMQALDEVYEKHDDFASVYQEIADLLMKKANDEKAEVIYAVPGHPMVAEQSVQLLLQQGDQHGVQVEVVGGHSFLDAAFARLQFDPIEGFQMLDASHLESERIDPALHQIFCQVYDGLTASEVKLSLMEHMPDDTVVQVASSLGIEGEERILTVPLYELDRIDSWDNRTIIYVAPQRNEQVLYRRFDFLTAVIAHLRGPDGCPWDQEQTHESLRPYLLEEAYEFLEAIAEDDPEQMADELGDVLLQVLLHAQIGAEEGTFDIGDVIECLSAKMIRRHPHVFAEGEAKNADEVLYNWEQLKQAEKEGVEKKESSLLDGIPKTFPAIQRALKLHKRMAKVGFDWDSADEIRPKLLEELDELYEAEGEEEQEKEMGDLLFVVLAIAHHLGVDAEQALLSTCRKVTYRFAHIEQQAKEEDIDLSDASIAQMDQWWDEAKAQE; via the coding sequence ATGATCGCTAAAGTTACGATAGTAGGTCTTGGCTCTGGAGATGAACATGATTTGAGTTTAGCCATGTTTCGGCGGTTGCAACAAGCAGATACCGTTTACGTACGAACGGCGGATCACCCTATTACAGCATGGTTACAAATGGAAGGTATCTCGATGCAAGCGCTGGATGAAGTTTATGAGAAGCATGATGATTTCGCTTCGGTTTATCAGGAGATTGCGGATCTCTTGATGAAGAAAGCGAATGATGAGAAGGCAGAGGTGATATACGCTGTGCCGGGTCATCCTATGGTAGCGGAGCAGAGTGTACAACTTTTGCTGCAACAAGGAGATCAGCATGGAGTTCAAGTAGAAGTGGTTGGGGGTCATAGCTTCCTTGATGCTGCCTTTGCTCGTCTACAGTTTGATCCGATCGAAGGATTTCAGATGTTGGATGCGTCCCACCTGGAGAGTGAACGGATTGATCCTGCTTTGCATCAAATCTTTTGTCAAGTGTACGATGGGCTGACAGCTTCGGAAGTGAAGCTATCGTTAATGGAACATATGCCAGATGATACAGTGGTTCAAGTGGCATCTAGTTTAGGGATAGAGGGTGAGGAAAGGATTTTAACGGTCCCCTTGTATGAATTAGATCGTATTGATTCATGGGATAATCGCACGATTATTTATGTAGCTCCGCAGCGAAATGAACAGGTATTATATCGTAGGTTTGACTTTTTAACGGCTGTGATTGCACACTTGCGAGGACCAGATGGGTGTCCATGGGATCAAGAGCAGACACACGAAAGTTTACGCCCGTACTTATTGGAGGAAGCATACGAATTCCTCGAAGCCATTGCAGAGGATGATCCAGAGCAGATGGCAGATGAGTTAGGGGATGTTTTGTTACAAGTGCTGCTACACGCTCAGATCGGTGCAGAGGAAGGCACGTTTGATATCGGTGATGTGATAGAATGCTTATCAGCCAAAATGATTCGTCGCCATCCCCATGTGTTTGCGGAAGGTGAAGCTAAAAATGCCGACGAGGTACTGTACAATTGGGAGCAGTTGAAGCAAGCGGAGAAAGAAGGGGTTGAAAAGAAAGAATCCTCACTTCTAGATGGGATTCCGAAAACATTCCCAGCGATTCAGCGTGCACTAAAACTACATAAACGAATGGCAAAAGTAGGGTTTGATTGGGATAGCGCGGATGAGATCCGACCGAAGCTGCTGGAGGAATTGGACGAGCTATATGAAGCTGAGGGGGAAGAGGAGCAGGAGAAAGAGATGGGCGATCTCTTGTTTGTCGTTCTAGCCATCGCACATCATTTAGGTGTAGATGCGGAACAAGCCTTATTATCCACTTGTCGTAAGGTAACTTATCGCTTTGCTCATATTGAACAGCAAGCAAAAGAGGAAGATATTGATTTGTCAGATGCTTCCATAGCACAGATGGATCAATGGTGGGATGAAGCGAAAGCACAGGAGTAA